A region of the Sideroxydans lithotrophicus ES-1 genome:
ATGTTCCTGTCGTCCGCGAAGGACATTCCCGCCGCCACAAAACAATCGAGTCAGGTCTAATTTCCCGCCCCACTCGTACTACTAAGCCATGAGATTACGTCAGGAAGCTTACGGTCAGCTTACATCGCGCAGCCAGCGGTGTGACTTCTCAAGGTCATACAAACCCTCGAAATCATTGATGTTTTTATTGCGTGCTTGCGAGATGGCGATTTGAAACAGTTGGGCAGTAGCCAACGCATCGGCCAACGCGTTATGCCTGGCCTCGATATGGATATTGAAGCGCCCGATCCAGTCATCCAGTACCCGATGATTTTCCATCAGCGAACGATTCAGGGCGGGCATCACATAAGCCAGATCCAGCCACTCATGTTTGAACGAGAGCCCCAGGTATTGGCGCATGGCCCGCCGAATCATGGTTTCATCGAAAGCGACATGGAAAGCGATCAGCCGGGATTTGCCCAGATATTCAAGAAAGGTCAGCAATGCCTCTACCGGATCGACTCCGTCGCGCTGAGCGGTACTGGAGATGCCATGCACCAGTATATTTTCCTTGTCGCTGCTCTCCTGCTGCTTCAACACTACGGAAAAGCTGTCCCCCAAGGCGATACGTCCGTTCACCACCGCCACCGCGCCGATGGAGATCAGCGTATCGGTGATCAGGTTAAGGCCGGTCGTTTCCACGTCTACCACCACGACACGAGAATGCTCAAAAGTCACCGGCCCCAAGTTCGCCGGTATCGCCCGCCACGCATCCAGGCGTGCCTTCTGATGTGGCCTCAGGCGTGGCCCGGCAGAAAACCAGCGTTGCAGCAACTTTTTCAAAGCTGGTAATCCAGTCTCAACTTGGCCTGTGCTTTGCGCGCCTGGCGGAAAGCTTCCTTGAGAATGCGCCTGTCCAGTTCATTCAACGATGCAGGATCGATCAGATTATCCAGCGCATCATCCTTCATCCCGTTGGCAATCGACTCATCGTGATGGCGCAGGCGCAAGACCTGGATGAACAGCAGCGCATCGATCCACGCCTCTATCTCGGCCTCAGGCAGGTTCATTTTGGCTGCGCTCAGGCGCAAGCGCTGGATGGTGTTCGTATGTGTCACCCCCGTAGCCAGGCTGAAGATGCGCGCCGCATCCACGAACGGGGTGATGCCGTTGAGTTTGAGGTCGAGACGGTTCGTGTCGTTCAGGACGAAATCCCGTATCACTCCCAGCGGCGGGCGGTTGCGCAAGGCATTCTCCGCCATCATGTACAGGAAGCGGCTATTGTCGCTGGCGACCCGCGCCAGCCACGAGCGCAGGTCTTCTGCCAGATGCTGCGCTCCATACAGTGCACGAAAATCGAAAAAGATGCTCGCGTGCAGCAAAGCCTCTGGTGAACCGCTTCTGATCCAGGCAGAGAAGGTCTGTTTCCATTCTTCCAGCGACATGCACCACTTGGGATTGCTCGCCATGATCTCGCCACTGCATAACGGGAAGCCGCACAGTGCCAATTTTTCGTTGATGCGCTTGGCCACCGGCAACAATTTCCCGCGCATCTGATCGGCATCCATGCCCTCCGGCACCTTGAACAGGATCGCGTTATCCTGGTCGGTGTTCAATGTCTGTTCGAAACGGCCTTCCGAACCCAGCGCCATCCAGCACATCCCTTCGTGCAGCGGGGTACCGAACAATCCGGCGGCCTTGAATTCCAGCTCGACGATGCGCGCACTGAGCAGGTCATTGAAGGTGGAGATGAACTGGGTCAATTGCTCGGCTGCAACGCCCTGCGCCATCATGTTGTGCGCCATCTTGCGGATGTCTGCCGCCCCCTGTTGCAACACCTCGATGGTTTCGGCATGTCGTATGGCCGAGCCGATCTGCCGCAACCCCACCCGCTGCAGGGCAAACAGATCTTTTTCCGACACCAGTCCGACCAGTCTCTCGTTTTCGACCACCAGCACATGACGAAAGCCCTGCCTGGCCATTACCAGTGCCGCCTCATGCGCCAGCGCCTGCGGCGGCAACACGGAAAGTTGCGAGCTCATCACGCCGCTGACCGGCTGGTCGAGGTCGATTTGCGGAATGGCGATGCGATCGCGCACGTCATGCAGCGTCATGATGCCGAGCGGCCGTCCATCCGCATCGACAGCGATCATGGAACCGATACGATGTTCGCGCATCGCCTCCAGCGCTTGCCGTATTGACGTATCGGGCGAACATGTCACCGGCTCGCGCCGGATGATCGTTGACAGCGGGCTGGCCAGCGATTGCCGTTCGACACTCGAATGACTGTACTGCGCCTGGATGACCTGTTTTGAATGCTCCAGCAGGTTGGCGATGCGCCGTGTGCAAAAATCGCGAAAGGCTCCACTCATGCCGATCAGTTCGCGGAAATCAGCCGCAGGAAGCTCGTAGCAAAAGGTATCGCTGCCGGCACGGTAAACGCTGGCAACGGAACGATTGGCCAACAGCGCGCCCAGCGGGAAGCATTCTCCTTCAGCCAGCTCCATCCAGGTGTCCGCCTCGGCAGCATGGGCGACATTCTGCTCGCCGTGCACCATGCCCTGCTTGATGACCAGAAAACGGTCCACCACCCCCTGCTGCGGCGAAACGATCACCTCGCCCTCGGCATAATAGCCAAGCTGCATGCGTTCCAGCATCCACAGCACATGTTCCAGCTCCATGCGATCGAACGGCGCATGCTTGCTGATGAAGGATAGTTCCGAGGGATGGATCACGCTCAAGATTTACTTCTCCAAGAGAATCCGAAAAGCCTTGCCATTGAGTACATAGTGCTCACAGAGAAAGCCACCAGCAAGCCTTGCAGCATCCCTTCCAAAGTACGCAAAGTTTCGGGTCACCCACCTGATTCTCTGTGCTCTCTGTGGCAGAAGATGTTTACGGTTGCATGCCAAAGACTTTGGCCAGCTCCGCCCCCGGCTCGTCCGCGCGCATGAATGCCTCGCCGACCAGGAAGGCATGCACCTGCTGGTCGCGCATCAATTTCACATCCGCTGCAGTGAAGATACCGCTTTCCGTGACCACGATGCGATCCTGCCCCTCTTCGGATGCAGAGATATGCGACAACAGGTCGAGCGTGGTCTGCAGGCTGACCTCGAAGGTGCGCAGGTTGCGGTTGTTGATCCCGATCAGCGGCGTGGCCAGCTGCAATGCGATCTCCAGTTCCTTGCCATCGTGCACTTCCACCAGCACAGCCATGCCCAGTTTGTGCGCCAGTTTCTCCAGCGTCTTCATCTGGTTGAGGGTCAAGGCGGAGGCGATCAGCAGGATCGCATCCGCCCCCATCGCCCGCGCCTGGTAGACCTGATATTCGTGCACCATGAAATCCTTGCGCAGCACCGGCAGGTCGCAGGCGGCGCGCGCCTGCTGCAGGTACGCCGCACTGCCCTGGAAGAACTGCTCGTCGGTCAGTACCGACAGGCAGGCCGCCCCATGCCGCGCATAACTGGCCGCGATCTCGGCCGGGTGGAAATCCGCACGAATGACCCCTTTGCTGGGGCTGGCTTTCTTGATCTCGGCGATCACGGCGGGAAGCCCGGCTGCGATCTTGTTGCGGATGGCGCCGGCAAAGTCCCGCGCAGGGGCGGCTTGCTCGGCTTCGGCACGGATCACCGGCAATGGCTTGGCCGACAATGCGGCGGCGACTTCCTGGTTCTTGACGGCGAGAATCTTGTTAAGGATGTCGGACATGCTCTGCTCTCTTGAATTGAGTGCGCATTCTAGCCCGAATGTTTCATAAATTCGCGTGATGATCGCGCTGGGGTTTGTTCGACAGGCAGGTTTTGCGAAGAAGTGGCGTAGTGATCCATACACCCGACTGGGCAAAATTCGTATGGCGGACAAAGGACCAGCGAGGACGCACGAACTTTATGAAACACTCGGGCGGATGCAAGCGGAATGCTAAAATACTCGCTACACGCAACAGTTGGAACCCATATGGAAGACGTCAAGCAATACATGAAGAAAGTCGGGCAGCAGGCCCGCGCCGCATCGCGCCTGATGGCCCAGGCCAGCACCAACGCCAAGAACCACGCGCTGGAGAACATCGCCACGGCCATCCAGCTCGGCAGCGCAAGGCTGATCGCGGAGAATGCCAAGGATGTCGCCGCAGCCAAGGCCAACGGACTGGATGCAGCTTCGGTGGACAGGCTCACGCTCACCGAAAAGACCATAAAAGGCATGGTCGAGGGACTGCAGCAGATCGCGCAGCTGGCTGATCCCATCGGCGAGATCGACGGCATGCATTATCGCCCCTCCGGCATCCAGGTCGGCAAGATGCGCGTGCCGCTCGGCGTCATCGGCATCATCTACGAATCGCGCCCGAACGTGACCGCGGACGCCGCCGGCCTGTGCCTGAAATCAGGCAATGCGGCCATCCTGCGCGGCGGCTCGGAGGCCATCCATTCCAACCAGGCCATCGCCGCCTGCGTGCATCAGGGCTTGCGCGAAGCCGGCCTGCCCGAGACGGCAGTGCAGGTCGTGAACACCACTGACCGTGCCGCCGTCGGCGAACTGATCACCATGAAAGACTATGTGGACGTGATTGTTCCGCGCGGCGGTAAGGAACTGATCGAGCGCGTCTCGAGCGAAGCGCGCATCCCCGTCATCAAGCACCTGCACGGCGTATGCCACGTCTACATCGACGACGAGGCCGACCTGCACAAAGCCATACGCATCGCCGACAACGCCAAGACCCACCGCTACGGCGTGTGCAACGCGATGGAGACCCTGCTGGTGAATGCGAACGTGGCAGCGAAAGTATTGCCGGAACTGTGCCGGATCTATCTGGACAAGGGCGTGGAACTGCGCGGCGACGAAGCGTCGCGCAAGCTGGTCCCCCAGATGAAGGTCGCCACCGAGGAAGACTGGCACACCGAGTATCTCGCGGCCATTCTCAGCATCCGCGTGGTCGCCGATCTGGATGAGGCACTTGCGCACATCGCCACCTACGGTTCGCAACATACCGACAGCATCGTCACCGAGAACTACAGCAAGGCCATGCGCTTCCTGCGCGAAGTGGATTCATCGAGCGTGATGGTGAACGCCTCGACACGTTTCGCCGACGGCTTCGAGTATGGTCTGGGCGCGGAGATCGGCATCTCCACCGACAAGATCCACGCCCGCGGCCCGGTCGGACTGGAAGGATTGACCTCGCAAAAATACATCGTGCTCGGCAGCGGGCAGATCCGTATCTGACAAGAACACGATAATAAAGAGTTGAAAAGGAAACATCATGAGCCAGACCATTGAAATCAAAGTCCCCGACATCGGTAACTTCAAGGATGTCGCCGTCATCGAGATCGCCGTGAAGGCCGGCGATCACGTCGAGAAAGAACAGGCGCTCATCTCGCTGGAAACGGACAAGGCGACGATAGACGTTCCCTCACCCGTCGCCGGCGTGGTGAAGCAGCTCAAGATCAAGGTCGGCGACAAGGTCAGCGAAGGCTCGATCATCCTGCTTCTTGAGAGTCAGGATTTAGGAACTGGGAATTCGGATTTGGCAAAACCGGCGGCTTCTGCGCCGCAAGTTGCCGCCGCAGCCCCAACCAAATCCCAAATCCAAAATCCCAAATCCACCGTCAAAGGCGACATCCACGCCGAAGTCGTGGTACTCGGCGCCGGCCCCGGCGGCTACACCGCCGCGTTCCGCGCGGCCGATCTCGGCAAGCAGGTGGTACTGATCGAGAAGCATGCCTCGCTCGGCGGCGTTTGCCTCAATGTCGGCTGCATCCCGTCCAAGGCGCTGCTGCATGTGGCCAAGGTCATCACCGAAGCGGAAGAGGTTTCGCATCATGGCGTGACCTTCGGCAAGCCGAAGATCGACATCGACGGCATCCGCGGCTGGAAGGAAAGCGTCATCTCCAAATCCACCGGCGGCCTCGCCCAACTGGCGAAGCAACGCAAGGTGCAGGTGGTGCAGGGTGTGGCGAAGTTCACCTCGCCCAACTCGCTCGTGGTGCAGACCGCCGACGGCGAGAAGATCGTCACCTTCGACAACGCCATCGTCGCCGCCGGCAGCAGCGTGGCGCGCATCCCCGGTTTCCCCTATGAAGACGAACGCATCATCGACTCCACCGGCGCGCTGGCGCTGAAGGATGTGCCCAAGCGCATGCTGGTCATCGGCGGCGGCATCATCGGCCTGGAGATGGCGACGGTGTACGACGCATTGGGCAGCAAGATCTCCGTGGTCGAACTGATGGACCAGCTCATGCCCGGCGCGGACAAGGACATGGTCAAGCCGCTGCACACGCGCATCGCCAAGCGTTACGAAGCCATCATGCTGAAGACCAAGGTCACCAAGATCGAGGCGACCAAGGCCGGCCTGAAGGTGACCTTCGAAGGCGAACAGGCGCCCGCCGAACCACAGGTATACGACAAGGTGCTGATGGCCGTCGGCCGCCGTCCGAACGGTCGCGAGATCGCAGCAGAAGCTGCGGGCCTCATCGTCAACGAGCGCGGCTTCATCCCGGTGGACAAGCAGATGCGCACCAATGTGCCGCACATCTTCGCCATCGGCGACATCGTCGGCGATCCGATGCTGGCGCACAAGGCAGTGCATGAAGGCAAGGTCGCGGCCGAGAACATCGCCGGACACAAAGCCTTCTTCGAACCATTGACCATCCCTTCGGTCGCTTACACCGATCCCGAAGTGGCATGGATGGGCTTGACCGAGACGCAGGCGCAGGCCAAGGGCACCCCCTTCGAGAAGGCGTCCTTCCCGTGGGTCGCTTCGGGACGTGCCGGTTCGGTGGGACGCCCCGAAGGTGCCACCAAGGTGCTGCTGGATCCGCAATCGCGCCGCATCCTCGGCATGGGCATCGTCGGCGTGAACGCGGGCGAACTGATCGCCGAAGCCGTGCTGGCGCTGGAGATGGGGGCAGACATGGAAGACATCGGCCTCACCATCCATCCGCACCCGACCTTGTCGGAGACCCTGTGCTTCGCCGCCGAGATGGCGGAAGGCACCATCACCGACATCATGGCCCCGCGCAAGAAATGAGGCAGTTCGCTTCGGTCATCGGCATGCTGGCGATCAGCATGTCGGCCAGCGCCTTCGACCTGAACGATCTCAAGTCCAGGCTCAATGAACTGGAACAACCCGCCCCGAGCTCGAATGCACCCGCAGCCAAACCTTCCGGGCTGGCCCAGTTCACCGCACAGGAACAGGCCGCCAGCCTGAAACAGGCGCTCACACAAGGTGTGGAGACCGCCGTCCGCGATCTCGCAAAAG
Encoded here:
- a CDS encoding 3'-5' exonuclease, coding for MKKLLQRWFSAGPRLRPHQKARLDAWRAIPANLGPVTFEHSRVVVVDVETTGLNLITDTLISIGAVAVVNGRIALGDSFSVVLKQQESSDKENILVHGISSTAQRDGVDPVEALLTFLEYLGKSRLIAFHVAFDETMIRRAMRQYLGLSFKHEWLDLAYVMPALNRSLMENHRVLDDWIGRFNIHIEARHNALADALATAQLFQIAISQARNKNINDFEGLYDLEKSHRWLRDVS
- a CDS encoding DUF294 nucleotidyltransferase-like domain-containing protein, with the protein product MIHPSELSFISKHAPFDRMELEHVLWMLERMQLGYYAEGEVIVSPQQGVVDRFLVIKQGMVHGEQNVAHAAEADTWMELAEGECFPLGALLANRSVASVYRAGSDTFCYELPAADFRELIGMSGAFRDFCTRRIANLLEHSKQVIQAQYSHSSVERQSLASPLSTIIRREPVTCSPDTSIRQALEAMREHRIGSMIAVDADGRPLGIMTLHDVRDRIAIPQIDLDQPVSGVMSSQLSVLPPQALAHEAALVMARQGFRHVLVVENERLVGLVSEKDLFALQRVGLRQIGSAIRHAETIEVLQQGAADIRKMAHNMMAQGVAAEQLTQFISTFNDLLSARIVELEFKAAGLFGTPLHEGMCWMALGSEGRFEQTLNTDQDNAILFKVPEGMDADQMRGKLLPVAKRINEKLALCGFPLCSGEIMASNPKWCMSLEEWKQTFSAWIRSGSPEALLHASIFFDFRALYGAQHLAEDLRSWLARVASDNSRFLYMMAENALRNRPPLGVIRDFVLNDTNRLDLKLNGITPFVDAARIFSLATGVTHTNTIQRLRLSAAKMNLPEAEIEAWIDALLFIQVLRLRHHDESIANGMKDDALDNLIDPASLNELDRRILKEAFRQARKAQAKLRLDYQL
- the trpC gene encoding indole-3-glycerol phosphate synthase TrpC produces the protein MSDILNKILAVKNQEVAAALSAKPLPVIRAEAEQAAPARDFAGAIRNKIAAGLPAVIAEIKKASPSKGVIRADFHPAEIAASYARHGAACLSVLTDEQFFQGSAAYLQQARAACDLPVLRKDFMVHEYQVYQARAMGADAILLIASALTLNQMKTLEKLAHKLGMAVLVEVHDGKELEIALQLATPLIGINNRNLRTFEVSLQTTLDLLSHISASEEGQDRIVVTESGIFTAADVKLMRDQQVHAFLVGEAFMRADEPGAELAKVFGMQP
- a CDS encoding glutamate-5-semialdehyde dehydrogenase, with product MEDVKQYMKKVGQQARAASRLMAQASTNAKNHALENIATAIQLGSARLIAENAKDVAAAKANGLDAASVDRLTLTEKTIKGMVEGLQQIAQLADPIGEIDGMHYRPSGIQVGKMRVPLGVIGIIYESRPNVTADAAGLCLKSGNAAILRGGSEAIHSNQAIAACVHQGLREAGLPETAVQVVNTTDRAAVGELITMKDYVDVIVPRGGKELIERVSSEARIPVIKHLHGVCHVYIDDEADLHKAIRIADNAKTHRYGVCNAMETLLVNANVAAKVLPELCRIYLDKGVELRGDEASRKLVPQMKVATEEDWHTEYLAAILSIRVVADLDEALAHIATYGSQHTDSIVTENYSKAMRFLREVDSSSVMVNASTRFADGFEYGLGAEIGISTDKIHARGPVGLEGLTSQKYIVLGSGQIRI
- the lpdA gene encoding dihydrolipoyl dehydrogenase, with amino-acid sequence MSQTIEIKVPDIGNFKDVAVIEIAVKAGDHVEKEQALISLETDKATIDVPSPVAGVVKQLKIKVGDKVSEGSIILLLESQDLGTGNSDLAKPAASAPQVAAAAPTKSQIQNPKSTVKGDIHAEVVVLGAGPGGYTAAFRAADLGKQVVLIEKHASLGGVCLNVGCIPSKALLHVAKVITEAEEVSHHGVTFGKPKIDIDGIRGWKESVISKSTGGLAQLAKQRKVQVVQGVAKFTSPNSLVVQTADGEKIVTFDNAIVAAGSSVARIPGFPYEDERIIDSTGALALKDVPKRMLVIGGGIIGLEMATVYDALGSKISVVELMDQLMPGADKDMVKPLHTRIAKRYEAIMLKTKVTKIEATKAGLKVTFEGEQAPAEPQVYDKVLMAVGRRPNGREIAAEAAGLIVNERGFIPVDKQMRTNVPHIFAIGDIVGDPMLAHKAVHEGKVAAENIAGHKAFFEPLTIPSVAYTDPEVAWMGLTETQAQAKGTPFEKASFPWVASGRAGSVGRPEGATKVLLDPQSRRILGMGIVGVNAGELIAEAVLALEMGADMEDIGLTIHPHPTLSETLCFAAEMAEGTITDIMAPRKK